The following coding sequences are from one Treponema sp. J25 window:
- a CDS encoding motility protein A — protein sequence MDLATIIGLVGAFAMLVMAIFTSGGTIMTYVDIPSVFMTIVGSYFALFTSYSMSDVLGVFKIIGLTMRVPKFGEQAIITKLMSFAEKARREGILALEEELEDLDDEFMKKGLRLVVDGSDVEIIRTLMENELNAMQARHAYRIGIIDAWSKLAPGMGMLGTVTGLIAMMKNLEDKSQIGPNMAVALVTTFYGAIMANMVLIPIMTKLKSHDAAETQVKEMIIEGVLSIQAGDNPRILALKLLSYLDPVTRKSVEAEILKD from the coding sequence ATGGACTTAGCGACGATTATTGGGCTTGTTGGGGCCTTTGCAATGCTGGTCATGGCTATTTTTACGTCCGGGGGTACCATCATGACCTATGTGGATATTCCCTCGGTGTTTATGACTATTGTTGGGTCCTATTTTGCGTTGTTTACCAGTTACTCCATGTCCGATGTCCTCGGGGTATTCAAAATCATTGGGCTTACCATGAGGGTCCCCAAATTTGGGGAACAGGCAATTATTACTAAACTCATGTCCTTTGCAGAAAAGGCCCGAAGGGAAGGGATCCTGGCCCTGGAAGAAGAATTAGAGGATCTGGATGATGAATTCATGAAGAAGGGGCTGCGCCTCGTGGTTGATGGAAGTGATGTGGAAATTATCCGGACCCTTATGGAAAATGAATTGAACGCCATGCAGGCTCGCCATGCCTACCGTATTGGTATCATCGATGCATGGTCAAAACTGGCCCCCGGTATGGGAATGCTCGGAACCGTAACGGGTCTTATCGCCATGATGAAAAATCTGGAAGACAAAAGCCAGATTGGTCCTAACATGGCCGTCGCCCTGGTTACCACCTTTTATGGGGCCATCATGGCAAACATGGTGCTCATTCCTATCATGACTAAACTAAAAAGTCATGATGCGGCGGAAACCCAGGTAAAAGAGATGATTATCGAAGGGGTCCTTTCTATTCAAGCGGGAGATAATCCTCGGATTCTGGCCCTTAAACTGCTGTCCTACCTTGATCCTGTCACTCGTAAGAGTGTAGAAGCGGAGATCCTTAAGGATTAA
- a CDS encoding flagellar FlbD family protein, which translates to MIRVTRLDGTEYYINPHQIESMETTPDTTLIMLSGKHVVIRERPEEIIERIVAYRQRIGGFKNEE; encoded by the coding sequence ATGATACGCGTAACACGCCTTGATGGTACGGAGTATTACATTAATCCTCATCAGATTGAATCGATGGAAACCACCCCCGATACAACCCTTATTATGTTATCGGGTAAGCATGTGGTGATCCGGGAACGGCCAGAGGAAATCATCGAGCGCATCGTGGCGTATCGACAGCGTATCGGGGGCTTTAAAAACGAGGAGTAG
- the flgE gene encoding flagellar hook protein FlgE gives MMRSLYSGVAGLQNHQVRMDVLGNNIANVNTTGFKKGRVNFQDLLYQQLSGAARPTEEVGGVNPKEVGLGMLIASIDTIHTQGSLQTTGVQTDLAIQGQGFFILKNGEKSFYTRAGAFSLDRDGRLVNPANGLRVQGWMARDVEGTQRIDVSRDIEDLIIPVGSKDPAKATTSVNFACNLDKRTPEIPENAGPAAILEGTWGTEFKIYDNFGQEHILRVDFTRVPGQNNSWQATVVIDPESPTPTRTAVAIGTGPTTPGAANTFTVNFSNLGTLAGAVDANGNASAAEGDVNVRVAFDVLGSTPGPDGQPLRQEFNINLGRIGSVVNTVTQFAEKSSTKAFMQDGYPMGYLENFKIDQSGVITGVYSNGTNRLIGQVAMASFTNPMGLEKTGENTYVVSNNSGLPNISPSGIAGKGKIIAGALEMSNVDLAEQFTDMIVTQRGFQANSKTIQTSDQMLQELLTLKR, from the coding sequence ATGATGCGATCATTGTATTCAGGAGTTGCGGGTCTACAGAATCATCAGGTCCGGATGGATGTGTTAGGAAACAACATTGCAAACGTGAACACCACGGGGTTTAAAAAGGGCCGGGTGAATTTTCAGGACCTTTTGTACCAGCAGCTTTCCGGTGCTGCCCGTCCTACCGAAGAAGTAGGAGGGGTTAACCCCAAAGAAGTAGGTCTTGGGATGCTTATCGCTTCGATCGATACGATCCATACCCAGGGATCCCTTCAAACAACGGGGGTGCAAACAGACCTGGCGATTCAGGGGCAGGGCTTTTTCATCCTGAAAAATGGGGAAAAATCCTTTTATACCCGGGCGGGGGCCTTTTCGTTGGATCGGGACGGGCGCCTCGTGAACCCTGCCAATGGGCTTCGGGTCCAGGGCTGGATGGCCCGGGATGTGGAAGGTACCCAGCGGATCGATGTGTCCCGGGACATTGAAGACCTTATTATTCCGGTGGGATCGAAGGATCCCGCCAAGGCCACCACTTCGGTGAATTTTGCCTGTAACCTGGACAAGCGGACCCCCGAAATTCCAGAGAATGCCGGTCCTGCGGCGATCCTGGAAGGGACCTGGGGGACGGAATTTAAGATCTATGACAACTTTGGACAGGAGCATATTCTGCGGGTAGATTTTACGCGGGTCCCGGGACAGAACAATAGCTGGCAGGCCACGGTGGTTATCGACCCGGAAAGCCCTACTCCTACCAGAACCGCGGTGGCCATTGGTACCGGGCCTACCACCCCCGGCGCTGCCAATACCTTTACGGTGAATTTTTCTAACCTGGGGACCCTGGCGGGGGCGGTGGACGCCAACGGAAACGCCTCTGCGGCGGAGGGGGATGTGAATGTCCGGGTAGCCTTTGATGTGCTCGGTTCTACACCGGGGCCCGACGGACAGCCCCTCCGGCAGGAGTTCAATATCAACCTGGGGCGTATTGGGAGTGTGGTAAACACGGTTACCCAGTTTGCCGAAAAGAGCTCTACCAAGGCATTTATGCAGGATGGCTACCCCATGGGATATCTGGAGAACTTTAAGATCGATCAGAGTGGGGTGATCACCGGCGTATATTCCAATGGTACGAATCGGCTTATCGGTCAGGTGGCGATGGCAAGTTTTACGAATCCCATGGGGCTCGAAAAGACCGGTGAAAACACCTACGTGGTATCGAATAACTCAGGGCTTCCCAATATCAGTCCCAGTGGTATCGCCGGTAAGGGTAAAATCATCGCGGGGGCCCTGGAAATGTCCAACGTGGACCTGGCAGAACAATTCACCGATATGATTGTTACCCAGCGGGGATTCCAGGCAAACTCCAAAACGATCCAGACCTCGGATCAGATGTTGCAGGAACTCCTGACGCTGAAACGGTAA
- the flgD gene encoding flagellar hook assembly protein FlgD, whose protein sequence is MELNTTLSSQEQALVKMQVDAFNKTLNEGKKLSQSLGKDDFIKILITQLTHQDPTAPMEDKEFIAQMAQFSSLEQITNMAQDFNRLTNLLMGSEATAALGKKVDIVEGDRVVSGVVKAISRGAVPQVFVNGNYYSWEAVSKVYEE, encoded by the coding sequence ATGGAACTGAACACGACCCTTTCAAGCCAGGAACAGGCCCTGGTAAAGATGCAGGTGGATGCCTTCAATAAAACCCTGAATGAGGGGAAAAAACTATCCCAAAGTTTGGGGAAGGACGATTTTATTAAGATTCTTATCACCCAACTAACCCATCAGGATCCTACTGCCCCCATGGAAGATAAGGAATTTATTGCCCAAATGGCCCAGTTCTCTTCGTTGGAACAGATTACCAACATGGCCCAGGATTTTAATCGGCTTACGAACCTACTTATGGGAAGCGAGGCCACCGCGGCGTTGGGTAAAAAGGTGGACATCGTGGAAGGGGATAGGGTTGTTTCCGGGGTGGTAAAAGCCATAAGTCGGGGAGCGGTTCCCCAGGTGTTCGTCAATGGAAACTATTATAGCTGGGAAGCGGTCAGCAAGGTATATGAGGAGTAA
- a CDS encoding flagellar hook-length control protein FliK, with protein MVSEVTQTQELKGGEQPVSFGDIPVSKSKKKGFASPFEGLLATLLQGKKSGLAGIPQGESRVDGRTPAEGTEKGEKPLAQGTLVSKKERNKFSAAEDVATSQNLSRKEKKQAQEREPRSLGGESALVFMPAASRKFLGIEETGEGGRGAPGLQSKKNVAGPGELSLASGRALKNSFAYGAEEKNPFALGMKIPTRTNGNPGSIEENPSSERFSSERVPQSSREKKSKTIEILDMRRGKASLASDTTTEQPSERGIGEKKQNSTNSTGDRPIGMATQMGIADRLDGGKEVGKNSHVPSFQSVLSQEVQQQLVSEMVHQASFIMKDGGEALIRLALKPESLGTVKIRLEMTENHITGRILVDTPEALRAFEQEMAQLEQAFREGGFAQAHLELGLSNGGGNGSPGGNPLAGEGPFYSERLVAGQYASQQDAGTISLGVVSLEGGINLLA; from the coding sequence GTGGTAAGTGAAGTAACCCAAACACAGGAACTGAAAGGGGGAGAACAGCCAGTCTCCTTTGGGGACATTCCCGTTTCAAAAAGCAAAAAAAAGGGCTTTGCTTCGCCCTTTGAAGGACTGTTGGCTACGCTATTGCAGGGGAAAAAGTCGGGTCTTGCTGGCATTCCCCAGGGTGAATCAAGGGTAGATGGTAGGACGCCCGCTGAAGGGACCGAAAAAGGAGAGAAACCCCTCGCTCAGGGAACTCTGGTTTCCAAAAAAGAAAGAAACAAGTTCTCCGCCGCTGAAGATGTAGCGACAAGTCAGAACCTTTCCCGGAAAGAAAAAAAACAGGCCCAGGAAAGGGAGCCGCGAAGCCTGGGCGGTGAAAGTGCCCTGGTATTTATGCCCGCGGCTTCCCGGAAATTCCTCGGCATCGAGGAAACGGGGGAGGGGGGAAGGGGGGCACCGGGACTGCAAAGTAAAAAGAATGTCGCCGGACCGGGGGAGTTATCCCTTGCTTCCGGGCGGGCCCTTAAAAACTCCTTTGCCTATGGGGCTGAAGAAAAGAATCCCTTTGCTCTGGGAATGAAGATCCCGACCAGAACGAATGGAAATCCAGGCTCCATAGAAGAAAACCCCTCGTCAGAAAGGTTTTCGTCAGAACGCGTACCACAGTCTTCTCGCGAAAAGAAATCGAAAACCATCGAAATTCTTGATATGCGGCGGGGAAAAGCTTCTCTTGCCTCTGATACGACGACGGAACAGCCCTCTGAACGTGGAATAGGAGAAAAGAAACAGAATTCTACCAACAGCACCGGCGATCGTCCCATTGGAATGGCTACTCAGATGGGAATTGCGGATCGATTGGATGGAGGGAAGGAAGTCGGCAAAAATAGTCATGTTCCCTCTTTTCAATCTGTCCTGAGTCAGGAGGTCCAACAACAGCTGGTCTCAGAAATGGTACATCAGGCCTCCTTTATCATGAAAGATGGGGGAGAAGCCCTGATCCGACTTGCCTTGAAGCCGGAAAGCCTCGGAACCGTCAAGATTCGTCTGGAAATGACCGAAAATCATATTACCGGGAGAATCCTGGTAGACACCCCTGAAGCGCTCCGGGCCTTTGAACAGGAAATGGCCCAATTGGAACAGGCCTTTAGGGAAGGGGGCTTTGCCCAGGCCCATCTAGAATTGGGTCTTTCGAATGGAGGCGGGAACGGAAGTCCCGGCGGGAACCCCTTGGCGGGGGAGGGCCCCTTCTATTCGGAACGGCTTGTGGCTGGCCAGTATGCATCCCAGCAGGATGCCGGGACCATTTCCCTCGGTGTGGTAAGCCTCGAGGGAGGCATAAATCTTTTAGCATAG
- a CDS encoding flagellar protein FlbB: MAQYGRQKILGRIVVLLVLIVILALGGIVWFDYLGVIDAKAFLQPLYRVLRLPTRSPGATGEALSLDAERLALRLEELELRSIELDKKEEALNKRQAEIEQMAAELEDRQKALDEREKTFNLTVQQFENRRVNVEQNSRYLVGMPPDKAVKILIAMDDQDIIDVFRMTEEIAQREGKQSLVAYWLSLMPPERAAELQRKMAGKPRSVP, translated from the coding sequence GTGGCCCAGTATGGCAGACAGAAAATTCTCGGACGGATTGTGGTTCTCCTGGTTCTCATTGTGATTCTGGCACTCGGGGGAATAGTCTGGTTCGATTATCTCGGTGTAATCGATGCGAAGGCCTTTTTGCAACCCCTGTATCGGGTCTTGCGTCTTCCCACCCGAAGCCCCGGTGCAACGGGGGAGGCCCTGTCTCTCGATGCAGAACGGCTTGCCCTACGATTAGAAGAACTGGAACTCCGAAGTATCGAATTAGATAAGAAAGAAGAGGCCCTGAATAAACGACAGGCCGAGATTGAACAGATGGCCGCTGAATTAGAGGATCGCCAGAAAGCGTTAGATGAACGGGAAAAAACTTTTAACCTTACGGTACAACAGTTCGAAAATAGAAGGGTAAACGTCGAACAGAATTCCCGGTATCTGGTAGGGATGCCCCCCGATAAGGCGGTGAAAATCCTTATCGCGATGGATGACCAGGATATCATCGACGTATTCCGGATGACCGAGGAGATTGCCCAACGAGAAGGAAAGCAATCCCTGGTGGCGTACTGGCTTTCCCTTATGCCCCCCGAACGGGCGGCGGAACTGCAGCGAAAAATGGCAGGGAAGCCCCGTTCGGTACCGTAA
- a CDS encoding rod-binding protein translates to MAKKAALSKAESQGSSTSPSSEEKRSQSPGVHIDKTSKLYQECQELEAFVLKTVLNGLRKTVMKSELFDTGFAGKMYEDMLYDEYAEELAQSGGFGLAEQAYLELTGQRGKVINKTI, encoded by the coding sequence ATGGCTAAAAAAGCCGCCCTTTCAAAGGCTGAATCACAGGGTTCATCCACGTCTCCCTCCTCAGAGGAGAAGCGCTCCCAATCTCCTGGGGTCCATATTGATAAAACGAGTAAACTCTACCAGGAATGCCAGGAACTGGAGGCCTTTGTGCTGAAGACCGTTCTCAACGGCCTACGAAAAACGGTAATGAAAAGTGAGCTTTTTGACACCGGTTTTGCCGGCAAGATGTACGAGGACATGCTCTACGATGAATACGCCGAAGAGCTTGCACAGAGTGGAGGTTTTGGACTTGCTGAACAGGCCTACCTTGAATTGACGGGGCAACGGGGGAAGGTTATAAATAAAACGATATAA